In the Diospyros lotus cultivar Yz01 chromosome 13, ASM1463336v1, whole genome shotgun sequence genome, TGGCTTCTATCCCCACCTTGCTCAAAAGAGCTAAAATGGCTCCAAATAGATAGTTTTAGATAGTTACATGGCTATTCCTCCCAAGGAAAGTTCTAGAAACTAATTACCTTCATTGGTAAAATTATGAAACTAAAAGGAAAAACTTTGCCTCCATAATTatttagaaggaaaaaaaaaaacaatctccATTGCCATGGGTTGTGTCATGCACAGCACTAGACCACCACTCTCATCATTTCATGTATAACTGCAGTTAAAGAATCTTCACATCTTGTAGGAGTTTGCCCTACTCGGGGTCTTAGCCCCTTTTTTACGGATGACATGATTCTATCCACACAATTAAGGACCTAATTCGAGTCAGACTGGCAAGTTGAGGACAACTGAGGCCACCACAACCTTCACACAGGCTAAAATTTCAACTTAAGTGCCTAACATGGGGTTTGTTCCCTGTTTTCTTCCCTGCTGCTAGTGTATCTTGCCTGTTGGAAACTTATCCAAGAACCACTTCCAGGAACCTCTGACGTCTGACCTCATTGAGTTTGCTACAGAATCAGCACACCCCCATGCAGGTCAAACCCTATGAGGCATGGAAACTTTTCGGGGGCGCTGTTTTGGCATTTTCAAACCGTTTCCATTTCTGTCATAAAAAGTTTCTAAAATTGAAAAGGTAGCCTAGAAATGTTTCTTGGCATTTCCGAAACGTTTCCGTTTCCAAAACGTCAAGAAACATTTCTGGGCtactttttcaattttagaaacTTTTTATTaccattttgtaatattaagaaaatatcaaaaatctaTTTCCAATTTGGAAACACATTTCTATCCAcgaatagagatgaaatttttttccgcctctaactcaaaatttttattttttctagaatttgtttccaaaatttgtttgaatgcattatagaatttatgtttatttttagattgaataattatttttaataattttctatattaaaaattatatttataaaaggcccctatattttgtttattcatGCGTTCCCTTGcgtttttgtttcttacttttttgaaaaatgacattttccCGTTTTCGTTTTGTTTCGTatccgtttccgtgcaacctagATCAAGCCTATAAAATGTGGCACTCTTTTGcctttttcaatttcataataACAAGCTCCCAATGTGAGTTTTTGGCCTCGTGACTTCTGTGagatttttctctttctcttccttgtGGGGGAATAATAAGGGAGTTGCCATGGTCTTGAGAAGAGCCTACAGTCCAATCATGTGAAAGTATCAGACTAAGGCCTGCTAGCAATATCATAAACTACAAATTGGTGGCTTCCTGCTAGCACCTTGAATGGCAGGATTTTAGTTGAATCTCAGGCAGTCTGTATCATTTTTTCTGTTACTCACCTGATACTTGTAGTTGGCTATCTTCaatggtttattttatttcgtTATTCAGtcattttttagataaaaatgtTTCTTTCTAGATTTTTATTGTATCAATTCTTGATATTGAATTTCAGGTTGCAAAAGGGCTTCGACCTCTCACAAAGCATCCTGAGAAGCAGATTCAGACCAAGGCTTCTGATGTGATTGAAATTTGGAAAAAGATAATCATTAGTGAAGCAACTAAGATGAAGAGAGATGGTGTTGATATTAGAAGTCCAAAAAAGACTGTGGTTACAGAGGCAAGGACTGTTAAAATTGAGGAGGTTCGTAAGACTGCTTCAGTTGTGCTTGAAAAGGTTCCAAAAACTGAAGATTCTATGACAAAAGCTGCGAATGTTTCAAGATCAGGCACTCTGAAGGTTGAGAAGCAAATTGGAACTGTAGGGACTGCTGCAGATGAGAGGAAAGATAGGAGGGAGAGTGTTAAGGTTGAAAACACACCAAAGGAAGAGAAGCCAGCATCTAGCATGAAGAAGCCTGTACAAGCATCTAATGCACCTCCAAAGCTGACTTCTATGATCAAATGTAATGATGCTTTGCGTGACAAAATGCGGGAACTTCTGTTAGAGGCCTTGTCTAAGGTTTCTAGTGAGGCTGATGAGGACATGAAGGATGAAGTAGATGCATGTGATCCAATTCGAGTTGCTGTAGCTGTAGAATCCATCATGTTTGAGAAAATGGGTCGGTCTAATGGGCCTCAGAAGGTTAAGTACAGGTCTATAATATTCAATCTAAAGGATCCAAAGAACCCTGATTTTAGGAGGAAAGTGCTTCTTGGACAGGTGAAGCCTGAGAGGCTTGCTGATATAGCACCCGAAGAAATGGCCAGCGATGAGAGGCAACGGGAGAATAAGCAGATTAAGGACAAGGCTTTATTTGACTGTGAGCGGGGTGGTCCACCAAAAGCCACAACTGATCAGTTCAAGTGTGGCCGCTGTGGTCAACGCAAGTGCACATACTATCAACTGCAAACCAGGAGTGCAGATGAACCAATGACAACATTTGTAACGTGTGTAAACTGCAACAACCATTGGAAGTTCTGCTAGAGGGATTCCTGGTTGGATGGCTATTCATGCCCTGATCTACTCATAATCTGTGAAGCTCAAATTATCTTCAGCACAGCTCAACCTTTCTGGTGCAATCTTCTCTATTCTGAAGATGTAACCCCATTTATTCTCTCGGGGGCTCATCTGGTTTAGGGAATGCAGCACAGCTTTCATGATGAAATGTTTAGGTCTAAATTttagcgccccccccccccccccccccccccccgcgtaCCATATAAGGTACATTTCAAACAATTTTCCAATTAGACAATagattttcatttatatttcgTAGTAGTTTTGCTTCATGTTAGTTTTAGCAGTCATGAAGAACTGACTTCATGTGAAATGGAATTTGTTGTTCCTTAACTTCTCTTTGGTTCCAGTAGAAAGAGGTACTTAGAGGCTGTGAAATTTATTGACTGTCTCCCAGCACTTCATTGTGACTTACAATCATAAGACTTATTTGTTTTTGCTTGGCTGGGGGCATCTGCTAATTTTCATTGCTGGTGGATGAATGCCAATTTGGTCAAAAATATGAAGGGCAGAGTCTCGTACCAGCAATGGTAAGACATACTCTTTTAGAAAAGACCAAGAGGTACTGGTTTTGATCATTTCTTTGGCCTTTGCCTCTTTTCCAGCAGAAATTCTGGTGTAAAACCTTTAGAAAAGACATGTCATGGAATCCATTAGTGACTTGCCTCTTTATACCCTCCTCTTTCTCTATCTGCATGGGCACTACTGTTCTTAGCTTATACATGCTGTATTGGATAAAAATATGCTTAAAGCCCATACATgtgtatatgcatgtatgtactGAATTGAATAGGTGCCACTCAAAATTGTCTTAATCAAACATTTGAAGAAGCTTGAACTGGTTTAAAACCTTCCATTAGACACACAGATGTCTATGCCGGAATAAGTATTCTTATtcattgattaaaaataaattaaattaaaactatctAAAACCTTTTTTATCTAtctatttaattgtaaaaaagaagaaaaaaaaagacatgCTCATGGTTTCTGAGACCCAGCCATGGTTTCTGAGAAAccaaaaagggggggggggggggggggggggggaagaatttgacaaataaactttatccatatatatatatatatatattggatttGTGTGTTTTGGAAAATTAAGGCTCCAAATTGGGGTTTGAGATATTCAAAGCCTTGTTTGAAAAGGGGCTCCCAAATCTAGAACCATGTTGTTTCAGATCCTACATGACGACCAAACTTATATTCagtaatttcttcttctttctcttcttcccctCCCCTCCCAAACCCACCCCAACCCGCCGTCTCTTTTTGCTTTAAGAGATGAAACGTTGACATCAATGGTGGCTAGCAACCAACggttgattattattatttttttctttcaatcctctgttaaatcaaaatacattGACATTTTGTCATCTTGCATAACGTTTgacaaataattattattcatttgtcaTCTTACATAACGTCTATATAATAATATGGTACTTTCTGTTATTTTCAAAACGTGAAAGGTATTCCTTGTGTCACAACTCAATTTAGGATCAATAACCGACACTACACTTAACTAGTTATAGGCTTAGTTCAGTAAACTTCCCTACCTGAATGTATGTAGTGTGTTGTAACTGGAAGTGTGGCTAAGGTTGAGCACATGAGGATCTCATATTGTGATCCTTGAAATAGCACTAGCATCTGGAGCTACAACTACAAACTATAATGGGGTCAGTAAAATAACATATTGACTCGTGATGGGAAAAGAGTATTATGACGCGAGGAAGAGTCATGCTATAGTGTTCGAAAAATGTTAACGTACGAATTTGCTAAAAAATTGCCAGATAGACTTCAACTTTATTGAAGTCCGCCCAGCTGCTGGGCGGGGGCAGATGATGAAATCCGCCCAGCACTGTGTTGGGCGAACTTCATCACAGATGAAGTCCGTCGGTTCAGTTCGAGCAGACTTCATCTGTGTTGAAGTCCGCCCGTTTAGTTCAGGCGGATTTCATCTATTATGAAATCTGCCCGAACTTTATTTAAACGCGCACGCAGTATATTCAAGGTGAGGTAGCAATTTCAAGAtgaagatatttttatcatttgatgtcTTTAATCATTCCGCGCATCAATCAATTCAGAGAAAGTAGAATAATCCCACAAAGAAATAGAGATGATGCAACAATTATCTATGATCATGTTATGTCCATTAGATAATTGAGAAAAGGGATAAAGGTACACTAACATAACATGATAACAAGAGAATTATATTAAGACATGGAATAAACAAGTAGAATCAACATTTAATATTAACAGAATCACACTCGTGTAcatataatcattaattaagcAGAACCATTAAAAGAGGCGAACTACTTATGCGCACATACATATAATTATCGTATAAGGCAGAATCACTCGTGTCTATGTATATAAACACGTGCTGGACCAACGTCTAACTATCAATTACAATAAACAGGTGCTGCACCGACGTCTAACTATCAACTACATATAACATACAGTGTTTAATCAAGTTACTCCTTGACGATGAAGAGCGATCACCCTCTTTTGTCTCGGACCAAATATCTACAAACGGAGTTGGGGACTCGTTCTCCCGTGATCACtctgacgctcaagtcagttcacaGGGTTATGAAAACTGGAGTATTTAGTAGAAGCTGAAGAAAAGATCCCCCTACCTGTCTTGGTCACTTGAATTTATAAGGTGACTCCTCTTACTCCTATCAAGATAAAACTTCTCCTTTCGAACTTCCAGGATAAGGATTTTGTCCCTTGCGGAGCCATGATCTTGGTGGAATGGATATGGTAATCGATTTTCAGGGGGCTCGGGATAATCCCTACCCCCATAAACTTCGAAGTGATGGTTGAGGccaagaaatttgagaaatccTCGTTgatcaatggctaagattacTAGTCGATTTGTTGAGACGTGTCTGCCACATGTTTATCCGGGACTTGGACTAAATGGTGACTTTGACTTGGTTCTCTGGCGAACAATTGTCTTTGTTATTATTGGTTGTTTTTTCGAGATATTGGGGTAATTATGAGCCCGATGGCATTTCCTTCATCACTCCTAAATGACATGAtaggaaataattattataaagtgctacataattaataatatgcaataatagttaaatttaaattataagaacATGCAAGAAAatgtaaattaatataatcCCACACAAGAGAACAAATCCTCTTAGTTGTCTGTTACTTAAGAGTGTCAAGATCACCTAATCACATTGATGAGGGAAAATGTCCTCGGgtccataattactccaatacTCCAGAAATACAGCTAATGGTAGTAGTGACACGTGCTCGCTAGGGAGCCACTCCATTGACGTCATCCTGCTTAAGGCCAGAAAGGACACGTGGCAGATACGTCTCAACATCCCAACTAATCTGTTGCTCAGTAGAGATTCTCTGGATTCCTCGACATCAACCATCATTCCTAGGATCATGGAGATAGGAACTATCCCGAACCCCTCGGAAATGATTATCAAATCCATATCAGTAAAGATCACAGCTCCGCAAGGAACGGGATAAGGATCCCGGCGATTCGAAAAGGGAATCCTTATCTTGGCAAGAGGATAAAAACGAAGGCAAGAGAGAGGTAAGGGATTTTCCactcttcttttttccttgagTTCTTTAATATATACTGAGAAATATAGATAAACTGGTGAATTGACTTGAACGTCAGAGTGATCATGGGGGAGCAAGTCCTTGACTTCATCTCTTTGTAGGTATCTGGTCTGAGGCAGAGGAAGGTGATCGGCTACcgcatcatcatttggcgcccaccgtggggtcgagacattttttcttttgtctctcTAGTACGTTTTACCTCGACGTTCAGGTTCTCTCTCTGTCCTAATGGCAACCAGAAGGCACTAATCTCAGGCTGTTAACGATAACCCTGTCCCAAACCCAAGTCAGAACAATCCCCCAATGAGCCAACAAGGGAGAGAGCGTAGCCTGGACAATCCTCCTCCCCCGCCTGATCTGATCACGCTTTTGGAGAATCAGGTCCAGCGCCTAACGGAGTTGCTCACTAGCTTCCAGGACCACCAGCACCAGCAGGCCCATCATTCTCAAGTTGGAGAAAGGCAGtatctgtaacgacccgctcccacttacgggcgccaccggtaaataatcgaccggattacttacccgacaaccacaactgaagggttggactatgtttcaacaggaaacgccctaggtgggaactaggcttcgtccttcccttcgctccactcaggaatcggtcccaactcaagtaagaaaaatccagcggaccaagatcCGAAACCCGAGtaagcttcacctctcttcagctcaccccatagcaagctagaggtgacccaggcacaaagctagcagaataaacatttcgctgagtattggggatttatgagaacatacctcgatgatttttactcggtccgaagctcggcttctccaactaagccatataccacgaacaatctcacaatcatttatcacactacgatgatttcaaccattaaatacatctagtgctcaatatcgtttacattcgattacatgaatacatataaaaaaattacaagaggttacacaacaacacatctcaggcaacaggCTAATttccacaacagcctcccggcaccatccctgcttgcatctggacttgtattatctacacatgaggtaaaacctcatgagtcataaagactcagtaagggtgcaatgcatgtaaatatgagtataatcatgtttatgtatgccaaatgcatgcaaatgaggctaggctcacacatcctcacaacccactaaggtttgaggcatcaacctatcagccccccccctactagtcctccttatggccataggtccactagagcttgcatcacacaagatataaccactacatgtcaatgcaacataaaaacattatcaaacacatttaccaacttgcaaggccacctccacatggggccatcccttacctggctcgaagcctcattcCTGCCTCGGTGAGAACGTcaacccgaactccgagcttttctaggatcaccgcctccctgGTTGAACCTCATtcaatttgaaggaaaaaaaaatcggccaatcgcccacgccgacgttgcttcTCGAGCTTCCATTTCATGCTCGAAAtcccattcttgagcttccgGCAcactcctcaagccccaaaataatttccagattCTTCCCCtatttttttgggaattttcagctatttttccctatttttctcctttattttcttttattattattttttttatttttttttatttctttatttttcttcccctGCTCATCTTCCTCCCTTTTCTCTCCCGCGCGCGGCTGTTCCTTCTTCCTCGTCGAGCGCCGCCTGCGCACGCCGCCGCCTGGCCAAGCTCCGCCGTCCGCCTTTGCTGCCAACGCCCCAGCACATCAGCGAGTCGCCACCGGTAGCCTCCGCCATGAGCTTCCATGGCAGTCGGCCTCCTCTGCGCGCTGCCATGGTCGACCCCTTGCATAAAGCAGCCTCCAACGCCTGGCCGCTTCTCATGCTGCTGTCGGACGTTGCGACCATCGCCATTGGTCGCTCCATGCTAATGCGAGCCCGACCAGCCACCGCCGCGAATCACTGCGGCTAGCCTCAGCCTGCGCACACAACAGCTCGCTGCTGTCCGTCCGCCATTGCTGACCACCGAAGGTCCTGGCCACCTTGCTGCCTCGGCCTTCCGTTGCGCGCGCATCGCCAGCCCCCAGCTCCGTTGCTGCTGCTGTTTCttcgcgtcggccatggccgatcagCCTTGCTTCTTAGTCACTGCAACAGCAGCTCAATGCTGCTTCTTCCATGGCCGAACGCAGCCATCTCCCCCTCTCggcattgctctctctctctctctctttcgcgAGCTCACTctcgcattctctctctcttgcactcGGCTCCTCCCTCCCGAGCTCTCTGTTTCCCCCTCTCTGGtcggccatttcaaaatttgaaatgctCACAGCACTCACTTACCCGCATATATacatcgatatatatatatataaattgcatATTAATGCCCCCATTTCTCTATATTCCATTTAAGAATATTTAGATTGCACTTGGgaattttctataattgcacttagaccctccCAAGGctttaaattataccaccaaGCTACACCActtctcgatttatcaaaaattaataaccgaccgctactcgggaatgcCGACCTTGTCcttgcgcctgcacgggacctttattcgacccaaaaacacttaagggttgccttactcagaaaaccgaaccacccctagggtcccctcaacttccaggaggtcccctccgactattcggtattggcacccactcgggcttataccaaatttatttcgaaaattattctcgatcgGATTGCTTTCAGCGCCATTATCTTCATcccgagatgctcatcaatctgttgccttcttccctggacatctaagtcccgaggcactccctgccacCAATTTggtaatttatattaattaattactcgaatttgacttttggccttcccggaccacccgaggccctgttaaaatagtcaaaacttatttattttcaataccatgtaataccgggtattacattccaccctccttaaagaatttcgtcctcgaaattcactttaccttaaTCTCctgcccaagacaatcacattctcaagCTACTCTCCAAATcccctgctcgagaatctcgtagccgaaccatttctcAGCCTTTACCTTGACTTAttcacctcaaggcttcacttaagcATTTGGTCCTCCGTCTCTCAAGGACATTCACCACTAAACACCGCCTTGGCCTCCAGCTAAATCGCGCCACTGGTCgttggtcatgcttactgcaacgatatccatctccggatggattttctctacctcgaagcatcgctttgcaggtttacttcccatttcccctttttcgcatcaaccgaaacaactctcactaacattgcattactgatcagtctatcacgattttacgccgatcacacacggcaacgtttcccactgccaatcacacatggccacgattttacgctggtccaaccagcaacgttttagcactgatcatcagctacaatgtttcttttagtgcccacaagacactcagaCATCAATTTATCATGGCATACCGTCATAAATCGCACACATGCATAGCTTGAGctgatcctcatggcaatctctcattaccgatcaacttatcacGCTAGCACAAGgaaagcacccatttggcccaccctgccaacttcgaccatttcacacatggtcttctactttgacgagccgaccctcatttatcgatacgattactcAAAATCgacatacctaacaccatgccaggcaAATTCatatttcaaccatacgtgcattacccgagtcccactcgagcttggtgatgcacgcaccattacaatctcacctcgagcttaccCATGCTAGGGCcccaaccttctcccaaccaggagctcttcgcataagcacacagagGTACTTAGGCTTTCTcactagccgatatcacacgctagtaggggtttCATACCGCAAACAAGGAACtcacacgctagtaggggtttCATACCGCAAAcaaggaactcttcactgagcgaCCCCCTTTTCAATTCCTCATCCCATTTCAACCTTTACGatcatgtcccatgctaggccttaccttggctgttaaaccctaccacgagtcaaggatcctaccatttcgCTTAAGGTCGcagaaccattaatcggccctcgtcatcacccacggtgcgtggcacaagtgattggcttattaccatctgcacaatcacttattgcatcgcacctataggatgactcgtgcctttggtccgcacctcaacaagctaacacggtaacacccccactcttgtagcggtcctCTAGCCAagtttactcgcccagcttcaatttcattgggacccccccccccccttttttttttttctcacatttctcaacaaagcctcttactcttgaagcACGAAACTTTTCGACAATCCCAAAattaggttcattctcaatttacgataaacacctgatttaaaccatgcttaatggttccctttgtcctcctcggcaaggacaacaccacaACAGTAACGAATTTCTCCCCCAtggtcgttgcatctcaaatttcacaggcaccagccttcatggccattcacactcgatttcgaggtcctaccatgcaccATGGTTACCCTTGACCTTCCTAACAACTTCTTCTCCCTGACAGCGATGATGACACTACCATGCCATCTCCAAATACTTGCTGCTCCATGAATTTCACTGCTCAACGCAAccggcacgaccccactcttaggccgccttcctCAAATCACTTCgctatgcttatagcagctagccaattccctgagagactctggcttctcccagaCTTCTTATAACCTTTGCTTCCATCAGCTCACACCTCAGTGAGtgaccacattggctctaatgccatcatcatcagctaagacgacctcttgccatcgcttagcgccacatcaGATCGCAATCGCGACTCATGAGCTACCAACGCCATTGACCGACTACTCTCGCGACACTGCACGATCATGGCCAGTCACTGCTTGCCGCTGCCGCTATCACCGGTCGGCACCTTCGGTTGCCCTTGGCTACCCTCAGTCGGTCACCAATCAGCTCCACTGGTTGATTTCCTTTCACACCGTTAACCCTAACCTCGAGGTTAAATCttatcaattgcccacactccaaggcatccctctagctgtataaCACTCACAGCcatcaggtgatttcatcacctaaacaccattcctagggaccaatctcgtcccataagctcttccttcaagctctctttacccattagcgacatcttaaattcgccttcaccttccatctaatcaactcgattagctttagccggatcgcccggctcaaccaacacaaccttcctccagacactacacttgcaatcatcaactatgacttcgatttaaattccacccactggaaatcacccctgtccctcttgtggaactcacacttccacacGATGCCGTAGGTCTTGCCTTCCTACttaggcacttgccatcacgatGGCTTTCTCCTGGTGATCCATTCTAATAAAGTTTTAGTGCCTCTGAAGGTCTATCTAGTGTTGTGGCCCCGTGCCCAACTTTTCttaggagaacatctcaagttctactgaggccacatttcaacactaccatctttAACTTCTCGTtacggagtagcactccttcaagcggctcaactttgccttgaccaaccatcttttatcactttggatctctttctcaaaattcgcttggcccaaccaccaggacccgctgaacttttatgtacacggtcaatcaacaagtctttacatcacagtccccgagcctcacgctctcatattgccatcaggtgcgaccacctggcaactaatcctgtgtcatcaaccaGAAATCCATCTAGTGCTACATGAGGgaatttcctcattttcgcatcgacacatcaggactaattTTAGACTGTGCAATCCCGAGCCTTCATGGATTTCAAACCATGCCTTATCCACTTGTTCAGCTTGTCATAACTCACATcgcaggattagagatccccatacttgtCACTTCACAagcttcaatattcccatctcatggttggtttccaactcgtaagtctcgccttccacggcacttacgtaacattctcgagtcatttaccgactccactaACCGACCATCTCCCCGCCTCACTGCAAGGTCACACAAGGTCCATCCTCCCAGTTTGCCTGATCAACTACGATCAAATTAatcacaactgcgttagcatcctttaacaaggagcatcgccacacatcttgttttcacaccacaagatatcactcaatATATTCACAACCTTCTGTTACAATAACAACAAAGGTACTACCATgatacttcaaccctcacgaaaatttaggtctggcccagacataacctacagcataccccaagtcttcgacgtctaatcgtctccaccgcagacaggttactccacatagagggctgcagtccctcccgtgaactaaccgtctatatccagtggtccttagcattagactcGTCAACcataggcatcaactgtagcgttattcccacgctagacccgtttcttttccctgggtttctttctcaaacatctcaagaCGCTACCACACTTGAACATACGCTAAATTGCCTTGACACTACTTTAATGAGATAAAGGGCTTAAACCCCACTTGGGTGCAACACCCTAACAACTCTTATAACTAGCAGTTGAGTTGTggaactggccacaactttcgtcaccctaccgcatttcaaaaatctttagcccctgaccatctgcataatcactgtgttgccctg is a window encoding:
- the LOC127788720 gene encoding transcription elongation factor TFIIS; translation: MERELVELFRAATKAADAAALDGVSPKVDRCIEVLNRLKSFPVTYDVLVRTQVAKGLRPLTKHPEKQIQTKASDVIEIWKKIIISEATKMKRDGVDIRSPKKTVVTEARTVKIEEVRKTASVVLEKVPKTEDSMTKAANVSRSGTLKVEKQIGTVGTAADERKDRRESVKVENTPKEEKPASSMKKPVQASNAPPKLTSMIKCNDALRDKMRELLLEALSKVSSEADEDMKDEVDACDPIRVAVAVESIMFEKMGRSNGPQKVKYRSIIFNLKDPKNPDFRRKVLLGQVKPERLADIAPEEMASDERQRENKQIKDKALFDCERGGPPKATTDQFKCGRCGQRKCTYYQLQTRSADEPMTTFVTCVNCNNHWKFC